A window of the Gemmatimonadota bacterium genome harbors these coding sequences:
- a CDS encoding ring-cleaving dioxygenase, with protein MTPRISSLHHVTATVSGAQPDLDFYAGLLGLRLVKTTVNFDNPAVYHLYYGDERGTPSTLMTTFPYEGWGVPIGVRGAGQIHVTSFSVLPGTLDFWRQRFFAGEAAFVAEDERFGSRALTVADPSGLNIELIEAPEDTRTPWTGGEVEAAAAIRGVQGVTLLHRDSRPTLRFVTDVLGFQVAAEEGARTKVSIGEGGPGATLELLRDASAPVAQNGLGTVHHVAFAVADGAEQLRIRELLVRAGVQVTEVRDRQYFQSIYFREPGGVLFEIATAGPGFLIDEDSSSLGGALKLPPWEEERRETIEGRLPPLSRE; from the coding sequence GGCTGCTCGGGCTCCGCCTGGTGAAGACGACGGTAAACTTCGACAATCCCGCCGTTTATCATCTCTATTACGGAGACGAGCGCGGGACTCCTTCGACCCTCATGACCACCTTCCCGTACGAGGGATGGGGTGTCCCCATCGGGGTCCGGGGAGCGGGGCAGATTCATGTGACTTCTTTTTCGGTCCTCCCCGGAACTCTCGATTTCTGGCGGCAGCGATTTTTCGCGGGCGAGGCCGCGTTCGTTGCGGAAGACGAGCGCTTCGGATCCCGGGCCCTGACCGTCGCGGACCCCTCGGGCCTCAACATCGAATTGATCGAGGCGCCCGAGGACACCCGCACTCCCTGGACGGGCGGAGAGGTGGAGGCGGCCGCCGCGATTCGCGGGGTCCAGGGGGTGACTCTTCTCCACCGCGATTCCCGGCCCACGCTCCGCTTCGTCACGGATGTCCTCGGATTTCAGGTCGCCGCCGAAGAGGGTGCGCGCACGAAAGTCTCGATCGGTGAAGGGGGGCCGGGCGCGACGCTCGAGCTCCTTCGCGATGCCTCCGCCCCCGTCGCGCAGAACGGCCTCGGGACCGTGCACCACGTAGCGTTCGCGGTGGCGGATGGGGCCGAGCAGCTCCGGATTCGCGAGCTTCTGGTGCGCGCGGGTGTCCAGGTGACGGAAGTGCGGGACCGGCAGTATTTCCAGTCCATTTATTTCCGTGAACCGGGCGGGGTCCTCTTCGAGATCGCGACCGCGGGACCGGGTTTCCTGATCGACGAAGACTCGTCGAGCCTGGGCGGAGCGCTCAAGCTCCCCCCCTGGGAGGAGGAGCGCCGGGAAACCATCGAAGGCCGACTTCCGCCGCTCTCCAGGGAATAA